One window of the Salvia splendens isolate huo1 chromosome 1, SspV2, whole genome shotgun sequence genome contains the following:
- the LOC121799101 gene encoding 60S ribosomal protein L12-like, producing MAPKLDPSQIVDVYVRVTGGEVGAASSLAPKIGPLGLSPKKIGEDIAKETSKDWKGLRVTVKLTVQNRQAKVTVVPSAAALVIKALKEPERDRKKTKNIKHNGNISLDDVIEIAKVMSSRSMAKDLSGTVKEILGTCVSVGCTVDGKDPKDLQQEITDGDVEVPLD from the coding sequence ATGGCGCCCAAGTTGGACCCTTCCCAAATAGTCGACGTCTACGTAAGGGTGACCGGAGGAGAAGTCGGCGCAGCCTCTTCCCTCGCCCCCAAAATCGGTCCCCTTGGTCTCTCTCCGAAGAAGATCGGTGAGGACATCGCCAAGGAGACTTCCAAGGACTGGAAGGGTCTCCGCGTTACCGTTAAGCTTACCGTCCAGAACCGTCAGGCTAAGGTAACCGTAGTTCCCTCCGCCGCCGCGCTGGTCATTAAAGCTCTCAAGGAGCCCGAGCGCGACCGCAAGAAGACCAAAAACATTAAGCATAACGGCAATATCTCCCTCGACGACGTGATCGAGATTGCCAAGGTCATGAGCTCTAGATCCATGGCCAAGGATTTGAGTGGAACCGTGAAGGAGATTTTGGGGACTTGCGTCTCCGTTGGCTGTACGGTCGACGGGAAGGATCCTAAGGATCTGCAGCAGGAGATCACCGATGGAGACGTCGAGGTTCCTCTCGATTGA